The Enterococcus sp. 7F3_DIV0205 genome has a window encoding:
- a CDS encoding sigma-54-dependent transcriptional regulator: protein MKRIERIYLYVKEQTENLTTSDVSLGGGLTTEDVSKALNIQRTNASKDLNQLVREGLLDKTEGRPVKYVDKAIFKYQPLSKPVMSYREHSLINGQTASAEQVHKPTKKFAGEDIFKGMIGSTGSMRTPVEQAKAAILYPPKGLNCLITGPTGSGKTYFAHAMFQFALLNHVIDSDKKLVVFNCADYAHNPELLMSHLFGYAEGAFTGATKAKEGIIHEADGSILFLDEVHRLPPEGQEMVFYFMDHGTYSRLGETVKNRRADVRIICATTENPTSSLLNTFVRRIPIIIQLPNFIDRPAKEKIDLLRVMISMEASRIQRKISLSEDVVKALIGSVSYGNVGQLKSNVQLVTARGFLNHIDQDELTITIDELTDSIKEGMMQLASNRDMLAELSKYLEPQMIVTPNEPLVTIQSDSYELPYNLYEIIGDKAALLKADGLEQEVINNFITTDINVHLKSFYKDHGFTFDTENKLAEIVDQRIIDVTKEIYNFAKQKLNYNFQSNFIYAMSLHISSFLKRIQNGEERQHQLNENIRNMVLDYPVEFETAQEIKRIIEINYQMKIPEFETYYLAVLLISLRENKDAGRIGIVVAAHGKSTATSMVQVVSQLLNVDNLRAVDMPLEMQPKEALHQIVNVVKEVNEDSGVILLVDMGSLATFSDEITRQTGIDVRTVDMVTTPIVLETARKTTLIDTQLDTLYDSLKNFQGYADIQQERAIDPLASWKKRVIIAICASGEGTAKRMKEMIEAAVPPQLGLELEVLPLSIIDMKEQLVAIQDEYRVIAVTGITDPKIAAPFIPMETFFSGEAESIIDQLLMASDIYVETQAMDESAAKKICIDYMEESFTFINPRKVIDPLWAFTDIIRTKLALQLDYTFYVNLVMHLAGMLERVLQHDTLTLTEAELQQITSEPSYETVMKATLYLKQTFKIEVPIEEIYYIIQLIKNTQMNQEQNTEDTLDEIHKEDTLF from the coding sequence ATGAAGCGCATCGAACGAATCTACCTTTACGTAAAAGAACAGACTGAAAATTTAACGACGAGTGATGTTTCTTTGGGAGGCGGACTGACAACAGAGGATGTCTCCAAAGCGTTGAATATTCAAAGGACGAATGCTAGTAAAGATTTGAATCAGCTTGTCCGAGAAGGATTATTAGACAAAACAGAAGGTCGACCAGTCAAATATGTCGATAAAGCTATTTTTAAATATCAGCCTTTGTCTAAACCTGTTATGAGCTATCGTGAACATAGTTTAATAAATGGTCAAACAGCAAGTGCTGAACAGGTACATAAGCCAACGAAAAAATTTGCTGGAGAAGATATTTTTAAAGGAATGATCGGCTCCACGGGGAGTATGAGAACACCTGTGGAGCAAGCCAAAGCGGCAATTCTATATCCGCCAAAAGGATTAAATTGTTTGATCACGGGACCGACTGGATCGGGGAAAACGTACTTTGCTCATGCAATGTTTCAATTTGCTTTATTAAATCATGTGATCGATTCAGATAAAAAACTAGTTGTTTTTAATTGCGCTGATTATGCCCACAACCCAGAGTTGTTGATGTCCCATTTATTTGGATATGCTGAAGGCGCATTTACTGGTGCAACAAAAGCTAAAGAAGGAATCATTCACGAAGCTGACGGCAGTATTTTATTTCTTGATGAGGTGCATCGCCTACCGCCGGAAGGACAAGAGATGGTTTTTTATTTTATGGATCATGGGACATATTCAAGGCTAGGTGAAACTGTCAAAAATCGCCGTGCAGATGTACGGATCATTTGTGCAACAACTGAAAATCCAACCTCCTCTTTATTGAATACTTTTGTCCGTAGAATTCCGATTATTATCCAATTGCCGAATTTTATAGATCGTCCAGCAAAAGAAAAAATCGATTTGCTTAGAGTGATGATTTCGATGGAAGCTTCACGAATTCAACGAAAAATATCTTTATCTGAAGATGTCGTCAAAGCTTTGATCGGCAGCGTCTCCTACGGAAATGTAGGTCAATTGAAATCCAATGTTCAGTTAGTGACAGCCAGAGGGTTTTTGAATCATATCGACCAAGATGAACTAACAATCACGATTGATGAATTGACGGATAGTATTAAAGAAGGCATGATGCAACTGGCAAGTAATCGCGATATGCTAGCTGAACTATCTAAATATCTAGAACCACAAATGATCGTTACACCAAATGAACCATTAGTAACGATACAGTCTGATTCATATGAACTGCCATATAATTTATACGAAATTATTGGAGATAAAGCCGCCTTATTAAAAGCAGATGGACTAGAACAAGAAGTGATCAATAATTTTATTACGACAGATATCAATGTTCATCTAAAATCCTTCTATAAAGACCATGGTTTTACCTTTGATACTGAAAATAAGTTAGCGGAAATCGTTGACCAGAGAATTATTGATGTCACCAAGGAAATCTATAATTTTGCGAAACAAAAACTAAATTACAATTTTCAATCTAATTTTATTTATGCTATGAGTTTGCATATCAGTTCATTTTTAAAACGAATCCAAAACGGTGAGGAGCGTCAGCATCAGCTAAACGAAAATATCAGAAATATGGTGTTGGATTATCCAGTAGAATTCGAGACAGCCCAAGAGATCAAGCGTATCATCGAAATCAATTATCAAATGAAGATACCAGAATTTGAAACCTATTATTTAGCAGTGTTACTAATTTCATTAAGAGAAAATAAAGATGCGGGACGAATTGGGATTGTGGTTGCTGCACACGGAAAAAGTACAGCTACCAGTATGGTACAAGTTGTATCTCAACTGCTAAATGTCGATAATCTAAGAGCTGTCGATATGCCTTTAGAAATGCAACCAAAAGAGGCATTACACCAAATTGTCAATGTGGTCAAAGAAGTCAATGAAGATAGTGGTGTGATTCTTTTAGTGGATATGGGTTCTTTAGCAACTTTTTCAGATGAGATTACTCGACAGACTGGAATTGATGTGCGGACGGTCGATATGGTCACAACCCCTATTGTTTTAGAAACTGCCAGAAAAACGACTTTGATCGATACTCAATTGGATACACTATATGATTCTTTGAAAAATTTTCAAGGATATGCGGATATTCAGCAAGAGAGAGCAATCGACCCCTTAGCCTCTTGGAAAAAACGAGTGATCATCGCAATCTGTGCTTCTGGTGAAGGGACAGCTAAACGGATGAAAGAAATGATCGAAGCAGCTGTTCCACCACAGTTAGGATTAGAGTTAGAAGTATTACCATTGTCTATTATCGATATGAAAGAGCAGCTAGTTGCTATTCAAGATGAATATCGTGTGATTGCTGTAACAGGAATCACCGATCCAAAAATTGCAGCACCATTTATTCCAATGGAGACGTTCTTTTCAGGGGAAGCTGAGTCTATAATCGATCAATTATTGATGGCTAGTGATATCTATGTAGAGACGCAAGCAATGGATGAATCCGCTGCAAAAAAAATCTGTATTGATTATATGGAAGAAAGTTTTACTTTTATCAACCCTAGAAAAGTTATTGACCCTTTATGGGCGTTTACAGACATCATCAGAACTAAACTTGCTTTACAACTGGACTATACATTCTACGTTAACTTAGTTATGCATTTAGCTGGTATGTTAGAAAGAGTGCTGCAACACGACACATTGACACTCACTGAAGCAGAATTGCAACAAATTACTTCTGAGCCAAGCTATGAAACTGTGATGAAAGCAACTCTCTATTTAAAGCAAACCTTTAAAATAGAAGTACCAATAGAAGAAATTTATTATATTATTCAGCTGATTAAAAATACACAAATGAATCAAGAACAAAATACAGAAGATACACTAGATGAAATACACAAAGAAGATACACTGTTTTAG
- a CDS encoding mannose/fructose/sorbose PTS transporter subunit IIB — MMDIRLVRIDDRLIHGQVATVWTKSTNVNRILVISDAVAHDTLRKALLVQAAPPGVKVNVITVEKMIDVFADERFDSLKVMLLFTNPEDVKRVVEGNVKLTSVNIGGMSFISGKRMITNAVAVNEKDIAAFKYLHDQGITLEIRKVVADNQVDLMELLKKEQLV, encoded by the coding sequence ATGATGGATATTCGTTTAGTGCGAATTGATGATCGCTTGATACATGGTCAAGTTGCTACTGTCTGGACCAAAAGTACGAATGTAAATCGAATTTTAGTTATAAGCGATGCAGTTGCTCACGATACGTTAAGAAAAGCATTACTGGTACAAGCTGCCCCACCAGGCGTAAAAGTAAATGTCATTACGGTTGAAAAGATGATCGACGTTTTTGCCGATGAGCGTTTTGACAGTTTAAAAGTAATGTTGTTGTTCACTAATCCAGAAGATGTAAAACGTGTGGTTGAAGGGAATGTCAAACTTACCTCTGTCAATATTGGGGGTATGAGCTTTATTAGTGGTAAACGAATGATCACAAATGCTGTTGCTGTCAACGAAAAGGATATTGCAGCATTCAAATATTTACATGATCAAGGAATTACATTGGAAATTCGAAAAGTGGTTGCAGATAACCAAGTAGATTTGATGGAATTGCTGAAAAAAGAACAGTTAGTATAA
- a CDS encoding mannose/fructose/sorbose PTS transporter subunit IIA: MVGIIIASHGEFAQGILQSGSMIFGEQEKVQAVVLMPSEGPDDLKAKLKEAIATFDEEDEVLFLVDLWGGTPFNQANSLFEEHKDKWAIVSGLNLPMLIEAYASRFSMNSAQEIAKHILETAKEGVRIKPEELEPAEAPKAAVEDAQPKGALPAGTVVGDGKIKFVLARVDSRLLHGQVATAWTKSVLPNRIIVVSDAVSKDDLRKKLIEQAAPPGVKANVIPISKMIEISKDPRFGNTKALLLFENPEDVVKVVEAGVDIKEVNVGSMAHSVGKVVVSKVLSMGQEDVDAFEKLEDLGVKFDVRKVPNDSSANMDEILKKAKHELAQAHSK; this comes from the coding sequence ATGGTAGGAATTATTATTGCTAGCCATGGGGAATTTGCTCAAGGCATTTTACAATCCGGTTCCATGATTTTTGGCGAACAGGAAAAAGTACAAGCAGTTGTATTGATGCCTAGCGAAGGCCCAGACGATTTAAAAGCAAAGCTGAAAGAGGCAATCGCAACGTTTGATGAAGAAGACGAAGTATTATTTTTAGTTGATCTATGGGGAGGCACACCGTTTAACCAAGCAAACAGTCTTTTTGAAGAACATAAAGACAAATGGGCGATCGTTAGCGGCTTGAACTTACCAATGCTGATTGAAGCATATGCATCACGCTTTTCAATGAATTCAGCGCAAGAAATTGCTAAACACATTCTTGAAACAGCTAAAGAAGGTGTGAGAATCAAACCAGAAGAGCTAGAGCCTGCAGAAGCACCGAAAGCTGCTGTGGAAGATGCGCAACCAAAAGGGGCATTACCAGCAGGAACAGTTGTCGGTGACGGCAAAATCAAGTTCGTTTTAGCACGTGTCGATTCTCGGTTATTACATGGTCAAGTAGCGACAGCTTGGACAAAATCGGTTTTACCAAATCGTATTATCGTTGTTTCAGATGCTGTTTCTAAAGATGATCTTCGTAAAAAACTGATCGAACAAGCAGCGCCTCCAGGGGTTAAAGCAAATGTTATCCCAATCAGCAAAATGATTGAAATTTCAAAAGATCCACGTTTTGGGAATACCAAAGCATTATTGTTATTTGAAAACCCAGAAGATGTGGTAAAAGTAGTCGAAGCAGGCGTAGATATCAAAGAAGTAAACGTTGGTTCTATGGCACATTCAGTCGGCAAAGTAGTCGTAAGTAAAGTATTATCAATGGGACAAGAAGATGTTGATGCTTTTGAAAAATTAGAAGATTTAGGCGTTAAATTCGACGTTCGTAAAGTTCCAAATGACTCTAGCGCAAACATGGATGAAATCCTTAAAAAAGCAAAACATGAGTTAGCACAAGCACACTCAAAATAA
- a CDS encoding PTS mannose/fructose/sorbose transporter subunit IIC, with amino-acid sequence MSIITIILVILVAFLAGMEGILDEFQFHQPLVACTLIGLVTGNLEAGIVLGGTLQMIALGWANIGAAVAPDAALASVASAIILVLGGQGVKGVPSAIAIAVPLAVAGLFLTMIVRTLAVPIVHMMDAAAEKGDIRKIEMLHILAVCMQGIRIAIPAAALLFIPAETVQSALESMPAWLTEGMAIGGGMVVAVGYALVINMMATKEVWPFFIIGFVVAAISQLTLIALGALGVALALIYLNLSKMGGSSNGSGGGSNTGDPLGDILNDY; translated from the coding sequence ATGTCTATTATAACAATTATTTTAGTAATTTTAGTTGCCTTTCTAGCTGGTATGGAAGGAATTCTTGATGAATTCCAGTTCCATCAACCGTTAGTGGCATGTACGTTGATCGGTTTAGTAACAGGGAACTTGGAAGCTGGGATCGTTCTTGGCGGAACGTTACAAATGATCGCACTTGGTTGGGCAAACATCGGAGCCGCAGTAGCACCGGATGCGGCATTAGCATCTGTTGCATCAGCAATTATTTTAGTATTAGGCGGACAAGGTGTTAAAGGTGTTCCATCAGCAATCGCGATTGCTGTACCACTTGCAGTAGCAGGTCTTTTCTTAACAATGATCGTTCGTACACTCGCTGTACCGATCGTTCACATGATGGATGCGGCAGCTGAAAAAGGCGATATCAGAAAAATAGAAATGTTACACATTTTAGCAGTATGTATGCAAGGGATCCGTATTGCGATTCCAGCAGCAGCACTTTTATTCATTCCAGCAGAAACGGTTCAATCAGCATTGGAATCAATGCCAGCATGGTTAACTGAAGGTATGGCTATCGGTGGTGGTATGGTTGTAGCTGTTGGTTACGCATTAGTAATCAATATGATGGCAACAAAAGAAGTATGGCCATTCTTTATCATCGGATTCGTTGTAGCGGCAATTTCTCAATTAACATTGATCGCACTTGGTGCTTTAGGCGTTGCGTTAGCGTTGATCTACTTGAACCTTTCTAAAATGGGTGGTTCTTCAAATGGTAGTGGCGGCGGAAGCAATACTGGTGACCCACTAGGCGATATCTTAAATGATTATTAA
- a CDS encoding PTS system mannose/fructose/sorbose family transporter subunit IID: MAEKIELSKKDRLAVAWRSTFIQGSWNYERMQNGGWAFSMIPAIRKLYKTKEDQSAALKRHLEFFNTHPYIASPILGVTLALEEERANGAPVDDVAIQGVKVGMMGPLAGVGDPVFWFTIRPMLGALGASLAIGGNILGPIIFFLAWNIIRWSFMWYTQEFGYKAGSKITEDLSGGLLQDVTKGASILGMFVLAALVQRWVSIKFIPIVSTVKLDKGAYVEWDKLPINGEGLQKAFEEVGSGKALSAMKVTTLQNNLDQLIPGLAALLLTFLCMWLLKKKVSPIVIILGLFVVGVLGHVIGLL, from the coding sequence ATGGCAGAAAAAATTGAATTATCCAAAAAAGATCGTTTAGCCGTTGCATGGCGCTCTACATTCATTCAGGGCTCTTGGAACTATGAACGTATGCAAAATGGTGGTTGGGCATTTTCAATGATCCCAGCGATCCGTAAATTATATAAAACAAAAGAAGATCAATCAGCGGCATTAAAACGTCACTTAGAGTTCTTTAACACTCACCCATACATTGCTTCACCAATTCTAGGTGTAACGTTAGCATTGGAAGAAGAACGTGCCAATGGCGCACCTGTTGATGATGTAGCGATTCAAGGTGTTAAAGTTGGGATGATGGGACCTTTGGCTGGTGTTGGTGATCCAGTATTCTGGTTTACGATCCGTCCGATGTTAGGTGCCTTAGGAGCTTCACTAGCAATTGGTGGGAACATTCTTGGTCCAATCATTTTCTTCTTAGCTTGGAATATCATTCGCTGGTCATTTATGTGGTATACACAAGAATTCGGTTATAAAGCTGGTTCTAAGATCACAGAAGACCTTTCAGGCGGGTTGTTGCAAGATGTTACAAAAGGTGCTTCGATTCTCGGTATGTTTGTACTGGCGGCGCTCGTACAGCGGTGGGTATCCATCAAGTTCATACCAATCGTTTCAACGGTTAAATTGGATAAAGGTGCGTATGTTGAATGGGACAAACTTCCAATCAATGGTGAAGGGTTACAAAAAGCCTTTGAAGAAGTTGGCTCAGGCAAGGCACTTTCAGCAATGAAAGTAACGACATTGCAAAATAACTTGGATCAATTGATTCCTGGTTTAGCAGCGTTACTACTTACATTTTTATGTATGTGGTTATTGAAGAAAAAAGTTTCTCCAATCGTTATTATTCTTGGCTTATTCGTAGTCGGTGTACTTGGTCACGTAATCGGATTACTGTAA
- a CDS encoding DUF956 family protein, whose product MVQSLNTKVDFITDATAFTGLTDYGKIMIGDKGFEFYNSRDSRKFVQIPWEEVDYVIASVMFKGKWIPRYAIQTKKNGTFTFSSKQPKKVLRKMQEYVAPDHMVQSLGFFDVIKRAFQSIGKKK is encoded by the coding sequence ATGGTTCAATCACTGAATACTAAAGTAGATTTCATAACAGATGCCACCGCGTTTACGGGACTTACGGATTATGGAAAAATTATGATCGGAGACAAAGGTTTTGAATTTTATAATTCTCGTGATAGCCGAAAATTTGTTCAAATTCCGTGGGAAGAAGTTGATTATGTGATTGCTTCTGTGATGTTTAAGGGGAAATGGATTCCTCGTTATGCGATCCAAACAAAGAAAAATGGAACGTTTACGTTTTCTTCTAAGCAACCAAAAAAAGTGCTTAGGAAGATGCAGGAATATGTAGCGCCGGATCATATGGTACAGTCATTAGGATTTTTTGATGTAATCAAACGTGCATTTCAATCGATTGGTAAGAAAAAATAA
- a CDS encoding PadR family transcriptional regulator, which translates to MDATQMLKGLLEGCILKIIQKKTVYGYEMITLLSEYGLNMVSEGSIYPILLKLQKQQLISGEMRPSSEGPKRKYYSLTPTGEVYLQQFEKQWALISTGVNNIMEQENEG; encoded by the coding sequence TTGGATGCTACCCAGATGTTAAAAGGTTTGCTCGAAGGTTGTATCTTAAAAATTATTCAAAAAAAGACTGTTTACGGGTACGAGATGATTACGCTCTTATCAGAATATGGCTTGAATATGGTCAGTGAAGGTAGTATTTATCCCATCTTACTCAAGCTTCAAAAACAACAATTGATTTCAGGTGAGATGCGTCCATCTTCTGAAGGACCAAAAAGAAAATATTACTCTTTGACACCAACTGGAGAAGTTTATTTACAGCAATTCGAAAAACAATGGGCATTGATCTCCACAGGCGTTAACAACATTATGGAACAGGAAAATGAGGGCTGA
- a CDS encoding HdeD family acid-resistance protein, with protein sequence MNETSKKGIDWGSLILGILFVLTALLSFQDPAGNLIAIVMVFAIFAILKGIFEIFARNRMKELTGYKAYAPIILGVIDIIIGVYFLFNLNIGVAALPFIFAIWFILDSVFGLFALDLAKSVSTGYFWFTLVVDVLGIILGIMLLMNPLSSALTLSFLVGFYFMLFGITHIVYAFR encoded by the coding sequence ATGAATGAAACAAGCAAAAAAGGCATTGATTGGGGTTCTTTGATTCTAGGCATTCTGTTTGTTTTAACAGCATTATTATCTTTTCAAGATCCAGCTGGAAACTTGATTGCAATTGTGATGGTTTTTGCTATATTTGCGATTTTGAAAGGAATCTTTGAAATTTTCGCTCGTAACAGAATGAAAGAATTAACAGGGTACAAAGCGTATGCACCAATTATTTTAGGTGTAATCGATATTATTATCGGTGTGTATTTCTTATTCAATTTAAATATCGGTGTTGCAGCTTTACCGTTTATATTTGCAATTTGGTTTATCTTAGACTCTGTTTTTGGATTGTTTGCTTTAGATTTGGCGAAATCAGTTAGTACAGGGTACTTTTGGTTTACCTTAGTTGTAGATGTTTTAGGGATTATTTTAGGAATCATGCTATTGATGAATCCTTTATCTTCTGCTCTAACATTAAGTTTTCTAGTTGGATTTTATTTTATGCTTTTTGGTATCACACATATTGTTTATGCATTTAGATAA
- a CDS encoding HNH endonuclease: MNYHRFKLPKAYCPKCSKKVELLFSEESSGLPQFYLCFKCKTIGQFGVGELPVNDFSAFSIERKKDIQETVEEIPDKYIYKAKGSQLRLEETSDTYTRRWLSLYEYEKAFGETLGFETIDFREDISLCKWCNQPLEGRRRSFCSDRCSRNYGKATFFKRGLSTLPYRIASRDRFYCRITGEDLAFTNRFGVRIPTSNQQVEIHHLVFVSEGGSDHETNLLTVSKQVHKDYHKGLAYAVKAIEEIKEQQLLRYRDKMYTTETK; this comes from the coding sequence ATGAATTATCATCGTTTTAAACTACCGAAAGCCTATTGTCCGAAATGCTCAAAAAAAGTAGAGTTACTTTTTTCAGAAGAGTCTTCAGGTTTACCGCAATTTTACCTTTGTTTTAAATGTAAAACGATTGGACAATTTGGTGTGGGAGAATTGCCTGTTAATGACTTCTCAGCGTTTTCTATTGAAAGGAAAAAAGACATTCAGGAAACTGTTGAAGAGATTCCTGATAAATATATCTATAAAGCGAAGGGCAGCCAATTACGTTTAGAAGAAACATCAGATACCTATACAAGACGCTGGTTGAGTCTTTATGAATATGAAAAAGCCTTTGGTGAAACATTAGGTTTTGAAACGATTGATTTTCGAGAAGATATAAGCTTATGCAAATGGTGTAACCAACCTTTAGAAGGTCGGCGCAGATCATTTTGCTCAGACCGTTGTAGTCGGAATTATGGGAAAGCAACTTTTTTTAAGCGGGGCCTTTCCACGTTACCTTATAGAATTGCCAGTAGAGATCGATTCTATTGTAGGATAACAGGCGAAGATTTAGCCTTTACCAACCGTTTTGGCGTTAGAATTCCAACAAGCAATCAGCAAGTAGAAATCCATCACTTAGTTTTCGTATCCGAAGGTGGCAGCGATCATGAAACGAATCTTTTGACTGTTTCCAAACAAGTTCATAAAGATTACCATAAGGGACTTGCTTATGCTGTAAAAGCGATTGAAGAAATCAAGGAGCAACAATTATTGCGTTATCGAGATAAAATGTATACAACAGAAACTAAGTAA
- a CDS encoding TMEM175 family protein: MSKSRIEAFTDAVIAIVMTLLVLELRQPTTDTLAGLVGIERKLFIYIVSFVMLAIYWNNHHHMFQLVHKIDGRVLWANNFFIFTLTLVPFATAWVGDFIDSLIPQLTYGVMTLLANSSYLVLTRELIRANGSDSTLKNLFQRYNKAYVTIFLNILGLVLGLLIHPYFVLIVNIGILIMWIIPDRRIEKQYKE; the protein is encoded by the coding sequence ATGTCGAAATCAAGAATAGAAGCTTTTACAGATGCCGTTATAGCCATCGTAATGACCCTCTTAGTTTTAGAATTACGTCAGCCAACAACAGATACTTTAGCTGGTTTAGTAGGAATTGAGCGGAAGTTATTCATTTATATAGTAAGTTTTGTCATGCTGGCGATTTATTGGAATAATCATCATCATATGTTTCAGTTAGTACACAAAATCGATGGACGTGTTCTATGGGCGAATAACTTTTTCATTTTTACATTAACACTCGTGCCATTTGCTACTGCCTGGGTGGGGGATTTTATTGATAGTTTAATTCCTCAGTTAACATATGGTGTGATGACACTTTTAGCGAATAGTTCATATCTGGTGCTGACTCGTGAGTTGATCCGAGCAAACGGCAGTGATTCAACATTAAAAAATCTGTTTCAACGTTATAATAAAGCGTATGTAACGATTTTTCTAAATATTCTAGGGTTGGTCTTAGGGTTATTAATCCATCCCTATTTCGTATTAATTGTAAATATTGGGATTTTGATTATGTGGATCATACCAGATCGACGAATTGAAAAACAATATAAGGAGTAA